Proteins found in one Rhizobium sp. NZLR1 genomic segment:
- a CDS encoding porin, giving the protein MNIRTILFASVAALAAASGARAADAIVAAEPEPVEYVRVCDAYGTGYFYIPGTETCLSIGGYIRTEVRFGKQISGDSDVDFWTRGQVTFQAKNDTEYGTLTGVITLRYNVDNATDQEALLDEGYIDIAGFRVGKLYSWWDDDMSGETDTLASNETTHNSIRYQYESGAFAAGISVDELEDDYATKPGDGPNNFGVAGQVSYKAGAISAYLLAGYDTDTSEVAVRGIVYADIGPGTLGIAGVWASGANYYYEESEWTIAAEYALKINDKWSVTPGFQYFENIALDADGNGFSGGSAYTTGVTIDYRIVDDLRTKLSVQYHDEDEGDDEVFGFLRFQRDF; this is encoded by the coding sequence ATGAATATCAGAACTATCCTTTTTGCCTCCGTTGCCGCCCTTGCCGCGGCCTCCGGAGCCCGCGCAGCCGACGCCATCGTGGCGGCGGAACCCGAGCCCGTGGAATATGTTCGCGTTTGCGACGCCTACGGTACCGGCTATTTTTATATTCCGGGGACGGAAACATGCCTTTCGATCGGCGGCTACATTCGTACCGAAGTGCGCTTCGGTAAGCAGATCTCCGGCGATTCCGACGTAGACTTCTGGACTCGCGGTCAGGTCACCTTCCAGGCCAAGAACGACACCGAGTACGGTACGCTCACCGGTGTCATCACGCTGCGTTACAATGTCGACAATGCCACCGACCAGGAAGCATTGCTGGATGAAGGCTATATCGATATTGCCGGATTCCGCGTCGGTAAGCTGTACAGCTGGTGGGATGACGACATGAGCGGCGAGACCGATACGCTCGCCAGCAACGAGACGACCCACAACTCGATCCGTTATCAGTACGAGTCCGGCGCTTTCGCCGCCGGCATCTCGGTCGACGAACTGGAAGACGACTACGCCACCAAGCCGGGCGACGGTCCGAACAATTTTGGTGTCGCAGGCCAGGTCTCCTACAAGGCCGGCGCCATCAGTGCTTACCTGCTTGCCGGTTATGACACCGACACCAGCGAAGTCGCGGTCCGTGGCATCGTTTATGCCGACATCGGCCCGGGCACGCTCGGCATTGCCGGCGTATGGGCAAGCGGCGCCAACTACTACTACGAAGAGTCCGAATGGACGATCGCAGCAGAATACGCCTTGAAGATCAATGATAAGTGGTCGGTCACCCCCGGCTTCCAGTACTTCGAAAATATCGCTCTCGACGCTGACGGCAACGGCTTCAGCGGCGGCAGCGCCTACACCACCGGCGTCACGATCGACTACCGTATCGTTGACGACCTCAGGACGAAGCTCAGCGTGCAATATCACGATGAGGACGAAGGCGACGACGAAGTGTTCGGCTTCCTGCGCTTCCAGCGCGACTTCTAG
- a CDS encoding PTS sugar transporter subunit IIA gives MNLPNIIRPEHTFIGVSAPTKWRALQGIADKAAKAFSVDGQTILKALETREKLGSTGIGNGIAIPHAAIDGMTSPRGLLLRFAQPLDFEAIDDIPTDIAFVLLFGENNRGEYLNVLSAIARRLQSDGVLAAMRKARTVDEFYSDFIADSRV, from the coding sequence ATGAACCTTCCCAACATCATCCGACCGGAACACACCTTCATCGGCGTGTCGGCGCCGACGAAATGGCGCGCGCTGCAGGGTATAGCGGATAAGGCGGCCAAGGCCTTCTCTGTCGACGGCCAGACCATCCTGAAAGCGCTTGAAACGCGCGAGAAGCTCGGCTCCACGGGGATCGGCAACGGTATCGCCATTCCGCATGCGGCGATCGACGGCATGACCAGCCCGCGCGGCCTTCTCCTCCGCTTCGCCCAGCCGCTGGATTTCGAGGCGATCGACGATATCCCGACCGACATCGCCTTCGTGCTGCTCTTCGGGGAAAACAATCGCGGTGAATATCTGAACGTGCTTTCCGCCATCGCCCGGCGGCTGCAATCGGACGGCGTGCTTGCCGCCATGCGCAAGGCAAGGACGGTCGACGAATTCTATTCCGATTTCATCGCCGATTCCAGGGTATGA
- a CDS encoding response regulator transcription factor — protein sequence MSGSTVKILVVDDEPPIRKLLRVGLTAQGYEVQEAANAANARQSVADAMPDLIVLDLGLPDTSGHDLLQEWRDQGHSMPIVILSSRTDEAGIVKALESGADDYVTKPFGVNELGARIRVALRHRLQQQGEKAIFQTGGLSIDLVKRIVKVDGQDIKLSPKEYDILRVLAQHAGKVLTHQFLLKQVWGPAADVQYLRVYIRQLRQKVEQIPDQPHYITTETGVGYRLREPD from the coding sequence ATGAGCGGCTCAACCGTCAAAATCCTTGTCGTCGACGATGAGCCTCCGATCCGCAAGCTGCTCCGCGTCGGCCTGACCGCGCAGGGTTACGAGGTACAGGAGGCGGCCAACGCGGCCAACGCCCGTCAGTCGGTCGCCGACGCCATGCCCGACCTCATCGTGCTCGACCTCGGCCTGCCCGATACATCGGGCCACGACCTGCTGCAGGAGTGGCGCGACCAAGGGCATTCCATGCCCATCGTCATCCTTTCCAGCCGCACAGACGAGGCCGGCATCGTCAAGGCGCTGGAAAGCGGGGCCGACGATTACGTCACCAAACCCTTCGGCGTCAACGAACTCGGCGCCCGCATTCGCGTGGCGCTGCGCCACCGCCTGCAGCAGCAGGGCGAAAAGGCGATCTTTCAGACGGGCGGGCTGTCGATCGATCTGGTCAAGCGTATCGTTAAGGTCGACGGCCAGGACATAAAGCTGTCGCCGAAGGAATACGACATCCTGCGGGTGCTCGCCCAGCACGCGGGCAAGGTGCTGACACACCAGTTTCTTCTAAAGCAGGTATGGGGACCGGCAGCGGATGTGCAGTATCTGCGCGTCTACATCAGGCAGCTGCGGCAAAAAGTCGAGCAGATTCCCGACCAGCCGCACTATATCACCACCGAGACCGGCGTCGGCTACCGGCTCAGGGAACCGGACTGA